From the genome of Actinacidiphila yeochonensis CN732, one region includes:
- a CDS encoding FAD-dependent monooxygenase encodes MDPVIVAGAGPVGLALALALARRDVPVILVDEAQAVAGADGMRQARTTVLDPAAVAFLERLGYGGVREDGFTWVGWRTFRRRVDLGRMDFEPREAPLHLAQDLLVEGLRRAVLGCGAIRVLPGCLVDGVEQDPRGVTVHTQGAQETWWRGAFLVGCDGARSAVRKLLGVRFPGRTAVDRNAVAVVRTELVEPGVALLHRDPPGAPSGQEVTARPLPDGLWRLDWQLPVRGRPLTSDALVERLRSVLAAWCGQVPPYELVGSADYPVHQRLARGWRVGRAFLAGDAAHLMGALGAQSVQEGLRDAENLSWKLALAYHSGVSETLLDSFEAERRGAVGTRLRATDQALPLLRANGAWQTVRHTVLSGSARGQAEMLTDSHLGRGAAAVPVYSRSPLTPAPRGDARSGASPLAAECATAPGGMVEDVAVTALDGTAGRLRDRLGGDLLVVLVAPGTGVWESRHWLTAGLMPRLASAVTALPVSAELLVTEGYPGATAHTVLLVRPDGHLVAAMVGCRPAELYSYADLARGGPPIPAAGGGAEKADGADGVDGADPDAGVGTAGSGPPTGAGGPVRADAVPPGPRGTGGGPSEHRTGGRLR; translated from the coding sequence GTGGATCCGGTGATCGTCGCGGGGGCGGGCCCGGTCGGCCTCGCCCTCGCCCTCGCGCTGGCCCGACGGGACGTGCCCGTCATCCTCGTCGACGAGGCGCAGGCGGTGGCAGGCGCGGACGGAATGCGGCAGGCCCGCACGACGGTACTGGACCCGGCCGCGGTCGCGTTCCTGGAACGCCTCGGGTACGGCGGGGTGCGGGAGGACGGCTTCACCTGGGTCGGCTGGCGCACCTTCCGGCGGCGCGTCGACCTCGGGCGGATGGACTTCGAGCCCCGGGAAGCCCCCCTGCACCTCGCGCAGGACCTCCTGGTGGAGGGGCTGCGACGGGCGGTGCTGGGCTGCGGCGCGATCCGGGTACTGCCTGGCTGCCTGGTGGACGGGGTCGAGCAGGACCCGCGCGGCGTGACCGTGCACACCCAGGGCGCCCAGGAGACGTGGTGGCGGGGCGCGTTCCTGGTCGGCTGCGACGGTGCCCGCTCCGCGGTGCGCAAGCTGCTGGGGGTGCGCTTCCCGGGCAGGACGGCTGTCGACCGGAACGCCGTGGCGGTCGTGCGCACCGAGCTGGTGGAGCCGGGCGTGGCCCTGCTCCACCGCGATCCGCCGGGTGCCCCGTCCGGCCAGGAGGTCACCGCGAGGCCGCTGCCGGACGGGCTGTGGCGGCTGGACTGGCAGCTGCCCGTGCGGGGCCGCCCGCTCACCTCGGACGCCCTGGTCGAGCGGCTCCGGTCGGTGCTCGCCGCCTGGTGCGGGCAGGTCCCCCCCTACGAGCTGGTGGGTTCCGCCGACTATCCCGTGCACCAGCGGCTGGCCCGCGGGTGGCGGGTGGGCCGGGCCTTCCTGGCCGGAGACGCCGCCCACCTGATGGGCGCCCTGGGCGCGCAGAGCGTCCAGGAGGGGCTGCGGGACGCGGAGAACCTCTCCTGGAAGCTCGCACTGGCCTACCACTCGGGTGTGTCGGAGACCCTGCTGGACAGCTTCGAGGCCGAGCGGCGGGGCGCGGTCGGCACCCGGCTGCGCGCCACCGACCAGGCGCTTCCGCTGCTGCGGGCGAACGGGGCGTGGCAGACCGTGCGCCACACCGTGCTGTCGGGCTCGGCCCGCGGCCAGGCCGAGATGCTCACCGACAGCCACCTGGGGCGCGGCGCCGCCGCGGTTCCCGTCTACTCCCGCTCCCCGCTCACGCCCGCGCCCCGGGGTGACGCCAGGTCCGGGGCGTCGCCGCTGGCCGCGGAGTGCGCGACGGCGCCGGGCGGCATGGTCGAGGACGTGGCGGTGACGGCGCTGGACGGCACGGCGGGACGGCTGCGCGACCGGCTGGGGGGCGACCTGCTGGTGGTGCTGGTGGCCCCGGGCACGGGGGTGTGGGAGTCGCGGCACTGGTTGACGGCCGGTCTGATGCCCCGGCTGGCCTCCGCGGTGACCGCGTTGCCGGTGAGCGCGGAGCTGCTGGTCACGGAGGGGTATCCGGGCGCGACGGCGCACACCGTGCTGCTGGTGCGGCCCGACGGGCACCTGGTGGCGGCGATGGTGGGGTGCCGCCCGGCGGAGCTGTACTCCTACGCCGACCTCGCCAGAGGCGGTCCGCCGATCCCGGCGGCCGGGGGCGGCGCCGAAAAGGCGGACGGGGCGGACGGCGTGGACGGGGCAGACCCGGACGCGGGCGTCGGAACGGCCGGGAGCGGCCCGCCCACGGGTGCGGGTGGCCCGGTCAGGGCAGACGCGGTGCCCCCGGGTCCGAGGGGCACGGGTGGCGGGCCCTCCGAGCACCGGACGGGCGGACGGCTCCGCTGA
- the hflX gene encoding GTPase HflX, translated as MTSPSSSSSSRNPRTANTSRRLSESLRAEALMEEDAAWTPDTDGDRDGDQLDRSERASLRRVAGLSTELEDVTEVEYRQLRLERVVLVGVWTSGTVDDAENSLAELAALAETAGALVLDGVVQRRDKPDPATYIGSGKAHELRDIVVETGADTVVCDGELSPGQLIHLEDVVKVKVVDRTALILDIFAQHAKSREGKAQVALAQMQYMLPRLRGWGQSLSRQMGGGGSGSSGGGMATRGPGETKIETDRRRIREKMAKARREIADMKTSRDLKRQERRRHKVPSVAIAGYTNAGKSSLLNRLTGAGVLVENALFATLDPTVRRAETPSGRLHTLTDTVGFVRHLPHHLVEAFRSTMEEVADADLILHVVDGSHPVPEEQLAAVREVFREVGALDVPEIVVVNKADAADPLVLQRLLRNEKHAIVVSARSGQGIAELLELVDETLPRPDVEAEVLVPFTKGALVSRAHSEGEVLSEEHTAEGTLLRVRVHEELAAELAPYTLAGNRH; from the coding sequence ATGACCTCCCCTTCCTCCTCTTCCTCCTCGCGCAACCCCCGCACCGCGAACACCAGCCGGCGCCTCTCCGAGAGCCTCCGCGCCGAGGCCCTGATGGAAGAGGACGCGGCCTGGACCCCGGACACCGACGGCGACCGGGACGGCGACCAGCTGGACCGCTCCGAGCGCGCCTCCCTGCGCCGCGTCGCGGGCCTGTCCACCGAGCTGGAGGACGTCACCGAGGTCGAGTACCGGCAGCTGCGCCTGGAGCGTGTGGTGCTGGTCGGTGTGTGGACCTCCGGCACCGTCGACGACGCCGAGAACTCGCTGGCCGAGCTCGCCGCCCTCGCGGAGACCGCCGGCGCCCTCGTCCTCGACGGTGTGGTGCAGCGGCGGGACAAGCCGGACCCGGCCACCTACATCGGCTCCGGCAAGGCCCACGAGCTGCGCGACATCGTGGTGGAGACCGGCGCCGACACCGTGGTGTGCGACGGCGAGCTGAGCCCCGGCCAGCTCATCCACCTGGAGGACGTCGTCAAGGTCAAGGTCGTCGACCGGACGGCCCTGATCCTGGACATCTTCGCCCAGCACGCCAAGTCCCGCGAGGGCAAGGCGCAGGTGGCACTGGCCCAGATGCAGTACATGCTGCCCAGGCTGCGCGGCTGGGGCCAGTCGCTGTCCCGCCAGATGGGCGGCGGCGGCTCCGGCTCCTCCGGCGGCGGCATGGCCACCCGTGGCCCCGGTGAGACGAAGATCGAGACCGACCGGCGGCGCATCCGGGAGAAGATGGCCAAGGCCCGCCGGGAGATCGCGGACATGAAGACCAGCCGCGACCTCAAGCGCCAGGAGCGCAGGCGCCACAAGGTGCCGTCGGTGGCCATCGCCGGGTACACCAACGCCGGCAAGTCCTCACTGCTCAACCGCCTCACCGGCGCCGGCGTCCTGGTGGAGAACGCCCTGTTCGCCACCCTGGACCCGACCGTGCGGCGGGCGGAGACCCCCAGCGGGCGGCTCCACACCCTCACCGACACCGTCGGCTTCGTCCGGCACCTGCCCCACCACCTGGTCGAGGCGTTCCGCTCCACCATGGAGGAGGTCGCCGACGCGGACCTGATCCTGCACGTGGTCGACGGTTCGCACCCCGTGCCGGAGGAGCAGCTCGCGGCCGTCCGCGAGGTCTTCCGGGAGGTCGGCGCCCTGGACGTGCCGGAGATCGTCGTGGTCAACAAGGCCGACGCGGCCGACCCGCTGGTGCTCCAGCGGCTGCTGCGGAACGAGAAGCACGCCATCGTGGTCTCCGCGCGCAGCGGCCAGGGCATCGCCGAGCTGCTGGAGCTGGTCGACGAGACGCTGCCGCGTCCGGACGTCGAGGCCGAGGTGCTGGTGCCGTTCACCAAGGGGGCGCTGGTCTCCCGGGCGCACAGCGAGGGCGAGGTGCTCTCGGAGGAGCACACCGCCGAGGGCACGCTCCTCCGGGTGCGTGTCCACGAGGAGCTCGCCGCCGAGCTCGCGCCCTACACCCTGGCGGGCAACAGGCACTGA
- a CDS encoding antitoxin, with protein sequence MSFMDTIKDKLGMSKGKADDMVREHGDKVDQGLDKAGRAADSKTGGKYDSQIDSGVDKAKDAAHDYGERGRDS encoded by the coding sequence ATGAGCTTCATGGACACGATCAAGGACAAGCTGGGCATGTCCAAGGGCAAGGCCGACGACATGGTCCGGGAGCACGGGGACAAGGTCGACCAGGGCCTGGACAAGGCCGGCCGCGCCGCCGATTCCAAGACCGGCGGAAAGTACGACAGTCAGATCGATTCCGGCGTCGACAAGGCGAAGGACGCCGCCCACGACTACGGGGAGCGGGGCCGGGACTCCTGA
- a CDS encoding TAXI family TRAP transporter solute-binding subunit: protein MDRSRLLGLLPGRSGPAAAAGPRGPGHRRRALQALLAAASALALLLWWLLPSDGAAYPRAPISLATGVSDGVYEKYGVLLKNDLRTALPGVPVRLERTAGSVENIEQVVSGRADFTIAAADAVASYDGPGKNDLRACARLYDDYMQLVVPRDSTVRSARDLRGLRVGVGQAGSGVNLIARRLLTAAGLDTGKDLTAVPVGIDKAPSMLLHHRLDAFFWSGGLPTATVAAMTAPVDHIKLVQLGDLAERLNAMGPQMRYYRQAVMPADTYPTAQGGQAVATIAVANLLITTDHANAALVERLTKAVIDSRDSIGKVVHAAQLVDLRTAVFTDPLPLHAGAERYYRSAKP from the coding sequence ATGGACCGATCCCGCCTGCTCGGACTCCTGCCGGGCCGCTCCGGGCCGGCCGCGGCCGCCGGCCCGCGCGGGCCGGGCCACCGCCGCCGCGCCCTCCAGGCGCTCCTGGCCGCGGCGTCGGCGCTGGCGCTGCTGCTGTGGTGGCTGCTCCCCTCGGACGGCGCGGCGTACCCCAGGGCGCCGATCTCGCTGGCGACCGGGGTCTCCGACGGCGTGTACGAGAAGTACGGCGTCCTGCTCAAGAACGACCTGCGCACCGCCCTGCCCGGTGTGCCGGTCCGGCTGGAGCGCACGGCGGGCTCGGTGGAGAACATCGAGCAGGTGGTCTCCGGGCGGGCCGACTTCACGATCGCCGCCGCCGACGCGGTGGCCTCGTACGACGGTCCCGGCAAGAACGACCTGCGGGCCTGCGCGCGGCTGTACGACGACTACATGCAGCTTGTCGTACCGCGGGACTCCACAGTGCGCTCGGCCCGCGACCTGCGCGGGCTGCGGGTGGGCGTGGGGCAGGCCGGCTCCGGGGTCAACCTGATCGCCCGGCGGCTGCTGACCGCGGCCGGGCTGGACACCGGCAAGGACCTCACGGCGGTTCCGGTCGGTATCGACAAGGCTCCGTCGATGCTGCTCCACCACCGCCTCGACGCCTTCTTCTGGTCCGGCGGGCTGCCCACCGCGACCGTGGCCGCCATGACGGCGCCCGTGGACCACATCAAGCTGGTCCAGCTCGGTGACCTGGCGGAGCGGTTGAACGCCATGGGTCCGCAGATGCGGTACTACCGGCAGGCGGTGATGCCGGCCGACACCTACCCGACGGCCCAGGGCGGCCAGGCCGTCGCCACCATCGCCGTGGCGAACCTGCTGATCACCACCGACCACGCGAACGCCGCCCTGGTGGAACGGCTCACCAAGGCGGTCATCGACAGCCGCGACTCGATCGGCAAGGTGGTGCACGCGGCGCAGCTGGTGGACCTGCGGACCGCGGTGTTCACCGACCCGCTGCCCCTGCACGCCGGCGCCGAGCGGTACTACCGCTCCGCGAAGCCCTGA
- the miaB gene encoding tRNA (N6-isopentenyl adenosine(37)-C2)-methylthiotransferase MiaB — MTAQDTALQRSYEIRTYGCQMNVHDSERLAGLLEDAGYVKAAEGSDGADVVVFNTCAVRENADNRLYGNLGRLAPQKNERPGMQIAVGGCLAQKDRDTIVKRAPWVDVVFGTHNIGQLPVLLERARIADEAQVEIAESLETFPSTLPSRRESAYAAWVAISVGCNNTCTFCIVPALRGKEKDRRPGDVLAEVEALVAEGVIEVTLLGQNVNAYGSDMGDREAFGKLLRATGAVEGLERVRFTSPHPRDFTDDVIAAMAETPNVMHQLHMPLQSGSDQVLRSMRRSYRQDRYLGIIEKVRAAMPDAAITTDIIVGFPGETEEDFEQTLHVVREARFAQAFTFQYSKRPGTPAADMEGQIPKAVVQERYERLVALQEEISWEENKKQVGRTLEVLVAEGEGRKDDATQRLSGRAPDNRLVHFRRPEEPVRPGDMVTVEVTYGAPHHLLAENAPLAVRRTRAGDAWERRTSAPAKPAGVMLGLPTIGAPAVPAGPVATSGCSLG; from the coding sequence ATGACCGCGCAGGACACCGCTCTCCAGCGGAGCTACGAGATCCGCACCTACGGGTGCCAGATGAACGTCCACGACTCCGAGCGCCTGGCCGGCCTGCTGGAGGACGCGGGCTACGTCAAGGCAGCCGAGGGCTCCGACGGCGCGGATGTCGTGGTGTTCAACACCTGCGCGGTGCGGGAGAACGCCGACAACCGGCTGTACGGCAACCTGGGCCGCCTGGCGCCCCAGAAGAACGAGCGCCCCGGGATGCAGATCGCGGTCGGCGGCTGCCTGGCGCAGAAGGACCGCGACACCATCGTCAAGCGCGCGCCCTGGGTCGACGTGGTCTTCGGCACACACAACATCGGGCAGCTGCCGGTGCTGCTGGAGCGGGCCCGGATCGCCGACGAGGCGCAGGTGGAGATCGCCGAGTCGCTGGAGACCTTCCCCTCGACGCTGCCCTCCCGCCGGGAGTCCGCCTACGCGGCCTGGGTGGCGATCTCGGTGGGCTGCAACAACACCTGCACCTTCTGCATCGTGCCCGCCCTGCGCGGCAAGGAGAAGGACCGCCGCCCCGGCGACGTGCTCGCCGAGGTGGAGGCCCTGGTCGCCGAGGGCGTGATCGAGGTGACGCTGCTCGGTCAGAACGTGAACGCCTACGGCAGCGACATGGGCGACCGCGAGGCCTTCGGCAAGCTCCTGCGCGCCACGGGCGCCGTCGAGGGCCTGGAGCGGGTGCGCTTCACCTCCCCGCACCCCCGGGACTTCACCGACGACGTGATCGCCGCCATGGCCGAGACGCCGAACGTGATGCACCAGCTGCACATGCCGCTCCAGTCGGGCTCCGACCAGGTGCTGCGGTCGATGCGCCGCTCCTACCGGCAGGACCGCTACCTGGGCATCATCGAGAAGGTCCGGGCCGCGATGCCGGACGCGGCGATCACCACCGACATCATCGTCGGCTTCCCCGGGGAGACCGAGGAGGACTTCGAGCAGACCCTGCACGTGGTGCGCGAGGCCCGCTTCGCGCAGGCGTTCACGTTCCAGTACAGCAAGCGCCCCGGCACCCCGGCCGCCGACATGGAGGGCCAGATCCCCAAGGCCGTCGTCCAGGAGCGCTACGAGCGGCTGGTCGCCCTCCAGGAGGAGATCTCCTGGGAGGAGAACAAGAAGCAGGTCGGCCGCACTCTGGAGGTGCTGGTCGCCGAGGGCGAGGGGCGCAAGGACGACGCCACGCAGCGGCTGTCCGGGCGCGCGCCCGACAACCGCCTGGTGCACTTCCGGCGCCCTGAGGAGCCGGTCCGCCCTGGCGACATGGTCACCGTGGAGGTCACCTACGGGGCGCCGCACCACCTGCTCGCGGAGAACGCCCCGCTCGCGGTACGCCGTACCAGGGCGGGCGACGCCTGGGAGCGGCGCACCTCGGCGCCGGCCAAGCCCGCGGGCGTCATGCTCGGCCTGCCCACGATCGGCGCCCCGGCCGTGCCGGCGGGTCCGGTGGCGACGAGCGGCTGCTCCCTGGGCTGA
- a CDS encoding sensor histidine kinase has protein sequence MRARLLPLLIVLMAGVLLALGFPLAASQAASQQQKVVVDRIDDTTRFAAVAQFVTARDEETAVSPDDDERLYTLRTELARYEQLYGIEAGVFYRDRTAMAAAPERWRVPARGELYDAYESALFGRRAHNPRQVWPWQRRMLAIASPIVRDGDVVAVVVTDSPTGALRSRILHGWLLLAAGELAAMAIAVLLAVRLTAWVLLPVETLDRATHDIATGRMASRVQESGGPPELRRLVRSFNEMADNVEEVLEQQRAFVADASHQLRNPLSALLLRIELLGLELPEGHTEAELVQEEGKRLARVLDDLLGLAVAESSGPHLSVVDVAELARARAHAWRPVADREGVTVEFAAPPGRMAGWADAVALSSALDAVLDNAIKFTPASGSVSVRVEADEERVAVGVADSGPGLTDEELARIGDRFWRSTRHQNVRGSGLGLSIARTLLRQGGGAVRFAHREPTGLEVRLTVPREAPAGAG, from the coding sequence TTGCGCGCGCGCCTGCTCCCGCTGCTCATCGTGTTGATGGCCGGCGTGCTGCTCGCCCTCGGCTTCCCGCTGGCCGCCAGCCAGGCGGCGTCCCAGCAGCAGAAGGTGGTGGTCGACCGGATCGACGACACCACGCGCTTCGCCGCCGTCGCCCAGTTCGTCACCGCGCGGGACGAGGAGACCGCCGTCTCCCCGGACGACGACGAGCGCCTGTACACCCTGCGGACCGAACTCGCCCGCTACGAGCAGCTGTACGGCATCGAGGCCGGTGTCTTCTACCGCGACCGGACCGCCATGGCGGCCGCGCCGGAACGCTGGCGGGTCCCGGCCCGGGGGGAGCTGTACGACGCCTACGAGTCGGCGCTGTTCGGCCGGCGCGCGCACAACCCCCGCCAGGTGTGGCCCTGGCAGCGCCGCATGCTCGCCATCGCCTCGCCCATCGTGCGCGACGGCGACGTGGTCGCCGTGGTCGTCACCGACTCGCCCACCGGAGCGCTGCGCTCCCGCATCCTGCACGGCTGGCTGCTGCTGGCGGCCGGGGAGCTGGCCGCCATGGCGATCGCGGTGCTGCTCGCCGTGCGGCTGACCGCGTGGGTGCTGCTGCCGGTCGAGACCCTGGACCGGGCCACCCACGACATCGCGACCGGCCGGATGGCCTCCCGGGTCCAGGAGTCCGGCGGGCCGCCCGAACTGCGCCGCCTGGTGCGTTCGTTCAACGAGATGGCCGACAACGTGGAGGAGGTCCTCGAACAGCAGCGGGCCTTCGTCGCGGACGCCTCGCACCAGTTGCGCAATCCGCTGTCGGCGCTGCTGCTGCGGATCGAGCTGCTGGGCCTCGAACTGCCGGAGGGGCACACGGAGGCCGAGCTGGTGCAGGAGGAGGGCAAACGGCTCGCCCGGGTCCTCGACGACCTGCTGGGCCTGGCCGTGGCGGAGAGCTCCGGCCCGCACCTGTCCGTCGTCGACGTCGCCGAACTCGCCCGGGCGCGGGCCCACGCGTGGCGTCCGGTGGCCGACCGGGAGGGGGTCACGGTGGAGTTCGCCGCCCCGCCGGGCCGGATGGCGGGCTGGGCGGACGCCGTGGCTCTGTCCAGCGCGCTGGACGCCGTCCTGGACAACGCCATCAAGTTCACCCCCGCGTCCGGGAGCGTCTCGGTGCGGGTCGAGGCCGACGAGGAGCGGGTGGCCGTCGGGGTCGCGGACAGCGGGCCCGGCCTGACCGACGAGGAACTGGCCCGGATAGGGGACCGGTTCTGGCGCAGTACCCGCCACCAGAACGTGCGCGGCTCGGGGCTGGGCCTGTCGATCGCCCGCACCCTCCTGCGGCAGGGCGGCGGCGCCGTCCGCTTCGCCCACCGCGAGCCGACCGGTTTGGAGGTACGGCTCACCGTTCCGCGCGAGGCCCCGGCGGGCGCGGGGTGA
- the miaA gene encoding tRNA (adenosine(37)-N6)-dimethylallyltransferase MiaA → MEKRVITVVGPTAAGKSDLGVALAQELGGEVVNADSMQLYRGMDIGTAKLTADERQGVPHRLLDIWDVTEAASVAEYQRLARAEIDRLHAAGRVPVLVGGSGLYVRAAIDALRFPGTDPAVRARLEAELELRGPGALHARLAAVDPDAARAILPGNGRRIVRALEVVEITGEPFTANLPGPDAVYDTVQIGVSVPRPELDERITARVDRMWEAGLVGEVRTLEEAGLRSGLTASRALGYQQVLAALAGECTEEEARAETVRATKRFARRQESWFRRDPRVCWLTSRGSELTTQALVLAREAPQGGHSLIT, encoded by the coding sequence GTGGAGAAGCGCGTGATCACCGTGGTCGGGCCCACGGCCGCCGGCAAGTCGGACCTCGGAGTGGCCCTGGCCCAGGAGCTGGGCGGGGAGGTGGTCAACGCCGACTCGATGCAGCTGTACCGGGGCATGGACATCGGCACCGCCAAGCTCACCGCGGACGAGCGCCAGGGCGTGCCGCACCGCCTGCTGGACATCTGGGACGTCACCGAGGCCGCCAGCGTGGCGGAGTACCAGCGGCTGGCGCGGGCAGAGATCGACCGGTTGCACGCCGCGGGCCGGGTCCCCGTACTGGTCGGCGGTTCCGGCCTGTACGTCCGGGCGGCCATCGACGCGCTGCGCTTCCCCGGCACCGACCCGGCCGTACGCGCCCGGCTGGAGGCCGAACTCGAACTGCGCGGCCCCGGCGCCCTGCACGCCCGGCTGGCCGCCGTGGACCCCGACGCGGCCCGCGCCATCCTGCCCGGCAACGGGCGGCGGATCGTCCGGGCGCTGGAGGTCGTGGAGATCACCGGGGAGCCGTTCACCGCGAACCTGCCCGGCCCTGACGCCGTCTACGACACCGTCCAGATCGGTGTGTCCGTGCCGCGGCCCGAACTGGACGAGCGGATCACCGCCCGGGTGGACCGGATGTGGGAGGCCGGACTCGTCGGCGAGGTGCGGACCTTGGAGGAGGCCGGGCTCCGCTCCGGACTCACAGCCTCGCGCGCCCTCGGGTACCAGCAGGTGCTGGCCGCGCTGGCCGGCGAGTGCACCGAGGAGGAGGCCCGCGCCGAGACGGTCCGGGCCACCAAGCGGTTCGCGCGGCGCCAGGAGTCCTGGTTCCGGCGCGACCCCAGAGTGTGCTGGCTCACCTCCCGGGGTTCGGAACTCACCACGCAGGCCCTGGTGTTGGCACGGGAAGCCCCCCAAGGCGGTCACAGCCTGATCACGTGA
- a CDS encoding response regulator transcription factor — protein sequence MRLLLVEDDDRVAAALSAVLARHGFDVLHARGGDEAVRAVVVGDGPEFDCVLLDLGLPDQDGFEVCGRIRRRTAVPVIMVTARADVRSRIHGLNLGADDYVVKPYDTGELLARIHAVSRRPPLSPAAAAATGPTAPAQGAPALQEAGAAAGTALLLGRLSVDLPTRQVTVDGAAVALTRKEFDLLVLLAQHPGVVFRREQIISEVWRTAWEGTGRTLEVHVASLRAKLRTPAMIETVRGVGYRLVVPAG from the coding sequence GTGCGGCTGCTGCTCGTTGAGGACGACGACCGGGTCGCCGCGGCCCTCTCGGCCGTCCTGGCCCGGCACGGGTTCGACGTGCTGCACGCCCGCGGCGGGGACGAGGCCGTGCGTGCCGTGGTCGTCGGCGACGGACCGGAGTTCGACTGCGTGCTCCTCGACCTGGGCCTGCCCGACCAGGACGGATTCGAGGTCTGCGGCCGCATAAGGCGCCGTACCGCCGTCCCGGTGATCATGGTCACGGCCCGGGCGGACGTCCGCTCGCGCATCCACGGGCTGAACCTCGGCGCGGACGACTACGTGGTCAAGCCCTACGACACCGGCGAACTGCTGGCCCGCATCCACGCCGTCAGCCGCCGTCCGCCGCTGAGCCCCGCCGCCGCGGCAGCCACCGGCCCCACCGCCCCCGCCCAGGGCGCGCCCGCGCTCCAGGAGGCGGGGGCCGCCGCGGGGACGGCGCTGCTGCTGGGCCGGCTGTCCGTCGACCTGCCGACCCGCCAGGTCACCGTGGACGGCGCCGCGGTCGCCCTCACCCGCAAGGAGTTCGACCTGCTGGTGCTCCTCGCCCAGCATCCCGGGGTGGTCTTCCGCCGGGAGCAGATCATCAGCGAGGTGTGGCGCACCGCCTGGGAGGGGACGGGCCGCACCCTGGAGGTGCACGTGGCCTCGCTGCGGGCGAAGCTGCGCACCCCGGCGATGATCGAGACCGTACGGGGCGTGGGCTACCGCCTCGTCGTCCCGGCCGGCTGA